Proteins found in one Abyssibius alkaniclasticus genomic segment:
- the deoA gene encoding thymidine phosphorylase, translated as MLTQEIIALKRDGGVLPQAAIAQFVAGITDGSISEGQAAAFAMAVFFQKMSIDERVALTCAMRDSGDVLTWAMPGPVVDKHSTGGVGDNVSLMLAPALAACGAYVPMISGRGLGHTGGTLDKFDAIPGYNTQPDIGELRRVVGQVGCAIIGQTGEIAPADKRLYGIRDVTATVESIDLITASILSKKLAAGLEHLVLDVKFGSGAFMATAADARALAESLVQVANGAGCTTTALLTDMNQPLASAAGNALEMANAVAFLRGNADARLYEVTVALCADLLHSAGLAESLDDARAKVNNAYASGAAAEKFAQMVAALGGPADFMDAPEKHMEAAPIIMDYFARTEGHVAQINTRAVGQAVVELGGGRRRAADAIDYAVGLDRLASLGAKVDAHTPIARIHARSDAGLQAARARLDAAYTIGDAPAETPLVLERIAP; from the coding sequence ATGCTGACACAGGAAATTATTGCGCTTAAACGTGACGGGGGCGTGTTGCCACAGGCGGCGATTGCGCAATTCGTCGCCGGCATCACCGATGGCAGCATCTCCGAAGGCCAGGCCGCAGCCTTTGCGATGGCGGTATTTTTCCAGAAGATGAGCATTGATGAGCGTGTTGCGCTGACATGTGCCATGCGGGACAGCGGCGATGTGCTGACATGGGCCATGCCCGGCCCGGTGGTGGACAAACATTCAACCGGCGGCGTGGGGGACAATGTATCGCTCATGCTTGCGCCCGCGCTTGCCGCCTGTGGCGCCTATGTGCCGATGATTTCGGGCCGCGGCCTTGGGCATACGGGCGGCACGCTCGACAAGTTCGATGCCATCCCCGGCTATAACACCCAGCCCGATATTGGCGAATTGCGCCGCGTGGTCGGGCAGGTGGGCTGTGCGATTATCGGCCAGACCGGCGAAATTGCCCCCGCTGACAAGCGCCTTTACGGCATTCGCGACGTGACGGCGACAGTCGAATCGATTGACCTGATCACTGCCTCGATCCTGTCCAAAAAGCTTGCTGCGGGGTTGGAGCATCTGGTGCTGGATGTAAAGTTCGGCTCGGGCGCATTCATGGCCACGGCGGCCGACGCGCGCGCGCTGGCCGAAAGCCTTGTGCAGGTGGCTAACGGTGCGGGCTGCACCACCACCGCGCTGCTGACCGATATGAACCAGCCGCTGGCCAGTGCGGCCGGCAATGCGCTGGAAATGGCCAATGCCGTGGCGTTTTTGCGCGGCAATGCCGATGCACGGCTTTATGAGGTTACGGTCGCGCTTTGCGCTGACCTTTTGCACAGCGCCGGCTTGGCGGAAAGTCTGGATGATGCGCGCGCCAAGGTGAACAACGCCTATGCCAGCGGGGCGGCGGCAGAGAAATTCGCGCAGATGGTTGCCGCGCTTGGCGGGCCAGCCGATTTTATGGATGCGCCCGAAAAGCACATGGAAGCCGCGCCGATCATTATGGATTATTTCGCAAGAACCGAAGGCCATGTCGCGCAGATCAATACCCGCGCCGTGGGGCAGGCGGTGGTCGAACTTGGCGGCGGTCGCCGCCGCGCCGCCGATGCCATTGACTATGCGGTTGGGCTGGACAGGCTCGCATCGCTTGGGGCGAAGGTGGATGCACATACCCCCATCGCCCGCATTCATGCCCGCAGCGATGCCGGGCTGCAAGCCGCCCGCGCACGGCTGGACGCGGCCTATACCATTGGCGATGCGCCCGCCGAAACGCCGCTTGTTCTGGAAAGGATCGCACCATGA
- the cdd gene encoding cytidine deaminase: protein MTMLFDAAKAARAQAYAPYSNFAVGAAIETATGAVFSGCNVENVAYPQGTCAEAGAIAAMVAAGERQITQVLVMAVSPQPVTPCGGCRQKLAEFSSPDTVVILADLNGERRRMTMAELLPYAFDQAQLDNNS, encoded by the coding sequence ATGACGATGCTGTTTGACGCTGCCAAGGCCGCCCGCGCACAGGCCTATGCGCCCTATTCCAACTTTGCGGTGGGTGCGGCGATTGAAACCGCAACGGGCGCGGTGTTTTCCGGCTGCAATGTCGAGAATGTCGCCTATCCGCAGGGCACTTGCGCCGAAGCCGGGGCCATAGCGGCAATGGTGGCGGCGGGTGAACGGCAGATCACGCAAGTGCTGGTTATGGCCGTCAGCCCGCAGCCCGTTACGCCCTGTGGCGGCTGTCGGCAGAAGCTGGCCGAATTTTCCAGCCCCGATACCGTGGTCATTCTGGCCGATCTGAATGGCGAGCGGCGGCGCATGACAATGGCCGAGCTTTTGCCCTATGCGTTTGATCAGGCGCAGCTCGATAATAATTCTTGA
- a CDS encoding sigma-54-dependent transcriptional regulator yields the protein MASPILLVEDTLSLAMLYETVLKKAGHEVVTASSLQEARASWRKSKASTVLLDLMLPDGDGMELMDEVHRHDANARVIVITANGSINRAVEAMRLGAFDFLVKPFDENRLLRAVENALSAERTQRADTPEKPQSGEGFHGFLGNSPEMQAIYRMIDRIGRSTASVFITGESGTGKELAAHAIHDCSPRAEGPFIALNCGAIPRDLLESEVFGHLKGSFTGAISDKKGAAAAAHGGTLFLDEICEMDLSLQTKLLRFLQTSTVTPVGAVTPRVVDVRIVCATNRDPMVEMRAGRFREDLYYRLHVVPIHLPPLRERRDDILKIAELTLHKFAQEEGKMFRRLNPETAQMFRRLDWPGNVRQLLNVLRNVVVLNDGVEMMPEMLPHDILVEARRMMSPSAPEHPVARGDATPKISAFVGHTLAEMERAFIEATIEASDGSLPQAARILGVSPSTLYRKRESWT from the coding sequence ATGGCATCTCCTATTCTCCTTGTCGAAGACACGCTATCGCTGGCCATGCTGTATGAAACCGTGCTGAAAAAGGCCGGGCATGAGGTGGTGACCGCAAGCAGCCTGCAAGAGGCACGTGCGAGCTGGCGCAAATCCAAGGCCAGCACCGTGTTGCTCGACCTGATGCTGCCCGATGGCGACGGGATGGAGCTGATGGACGAGGTTCATCGCCATGACGCCAATGCACGGGTCATCGTGATTACCGCCAATGGCTCGATCAACCGCGCGGTTGAGGCAATGCGCCTTGGCGCCTTTGATTTTCTGGTGAAGCCGTTTGACGAAAACCGCCTGCTGCGCGCCGTTGAAAATGCGCTGAGTGCTGAGCGCACGCAGCGCGCCGATACGCCTGAAAAGCCGCAATCGGGCGAAGGGTTTCACGGGTTTCTGGGCAATTCCCCCGAAATGCAGGCAATTTACCGGATGATCGACCGGATCGGCCGCTCGACCGCTTCGGTTTTCATCACCGGGGAAAGCGGCACGGGCAAGGAGCTGGCCGCCCATGCGATCCATGATTGTTCGCCCCGTGCCGAAGGGCCGTTCATTGCGCTCAACTGCGGTGCAATCCCGCGCGACTTGCTGGAATCCGAGGTGTTTGGCCATCTGAAAGGCTCGTTCACCGGCGCCATTTCCGACAAGAAAGGTGCTGCGGCTGCGGCGCATGGCGGCACGCTGTTTCTGGATGAAATCTGCGAGATGGACCTGTCGCTGCAAACCAAGCTGCTGCGTTTCCTGCAAACATCAACGGTAACGCCGGTTGGCGCGGTGACACCCCGCGTGGTCGATGTGCGCATAGTCTGCGCCACCAACCGCGACCCTATGGTCGAAATGCGGGCCGGGCGCTTTCGCGAAGATCTTTACTACCGGTTGCATGTTGTGCCGATTCACCTGCCGCCCTTGCGCGAACGGCGCGACGATATTTTGAAGATTGCCGAGCTGACCTTGCATAAATTCGCACAGGAAGAAGGCAAGATGTTCCGTCGGCTCAATCCCGAAACCGCGCAGATGTTCCGCAGGCTCGACTGGCCGGGCAATGTGCGCCAGCTTTTGAACGTGCTGCGCAATGTGGTTGTGCTGAATGACGGTGTCGAGATGATGCCCGAAATGCTGCCGCATGATATTCTGGTGGAAGCCCGGCGCATGATGTCACCCAGCGCGCCGGAACACCCCGTCGCACGTGGCGATGCCACGCCAAAGATATCGGCCTTTGTTGGCCATACGCTTGCCGAAATGGAGCGGGCATTCATTGAGGCAACGATCGAGGCGAGCGACGGCTCGTTGCCGCAAGCGGCCCGCATTTTGGGCGTGTCACCCTCAACGCTTTATCGTAAACGTGAAAGCTGGACCTAG